One segment of Odontesthes bonariensis isolate fOdoBon6 chromosome 1, fOdoBon6.hap1, whole genome shotgun sequence DNA contains the following:
- the gpib gene encoding glucose-6-phosphate isomerase b codes for MGLTQDPNFHKLQDWYTAHALNLNLRHMFEEDKERFNKFSFTLNTEDGDILLDFSKNLITDEVMKMLVDLAKSRGVEAAREKMFAGEKINFTEGRAVLHVALRNRSNTPIMVDGKDVMPDVNKVLEKMKGFCHRVRSGEWKGYTGKAITDVVNVGIGGSDLGPLMVTEALKSYSKGGPRVWFVSNIDGTHIAKTLAQLNAETTLFIVASKTFTTQETITNAESAKAWFLEHAKDKAAVAKHFVALSTNGPKVKDFGIDTENMFEFWDWVGGRFSLWSAIGMAIALHIGFENFEKLLSGAHWMDKHFRTAPLDKNAPVLLALLGIWYINFFHAETHAMLPYDQYMHRFTAYFQQGDMESNGKYITNHGARVNYHTGPIVWGEPGTNGQHAFYQLIHQGTRMVPSDFLIPAQSQHPIRDSLHHKILLANFLAQTEALMKGKTTEEARKELEASGLSGEALEKILPHKVFQGNRPTSSIIFKKLTPYTLGALIAMYEHKIFVQGVMWEINSFDQWGVELGKQLAKKIEPELKDAAEVHSHDSSTNGLINFLKKNCA; via the exons ATGGGACTCACACAGGACCCCAACTTTCACAAGCTGCAGGACTGGTACACTGCCCACGCCCTGAACCTCAACCTGAGGCACATGTTTGAGGAAGACAAGGAGAGATTTAATAAGTTCAG CTTCACACTGAACACTGAGGATGGAGACATTCTTCTGGATTTCTCCAAGAATCTCATCACCGATGAAGTCATGAAAATGTTGGTTGACCTG gCCAAGTCCAGAGGAGTTGAAGCTGCCAGGGAGAAGATGTTCGCTGGAGAGAAGATCAACTTCACTGAG GGCCGTGCTGTGCTCCATGTGGCTCTGAGGAACCGGTCCAACACTCCCATCATGGTGGATGGCAAGGACGTGATGCCAGACGTCAACAAGGTTCTGGAGAAGATGAAGGGCTTCTGTCAT AGGGTTCGCAGCGGTGAATGGAAGGGCTACACAGGAAAGGCCATCACAGATGTTGTTAATGTTGGAATCGGTGGATCAGACCTC GGTCCCCTGATGGTGACCGAGGCCCTGAAGTCGTATTCAAAGGGTGGACCTCGTGTGTGGTTTGTGTCCAATATTGATGGAACTCACATTGCCAAAACGCTGGCCCAGCTCAATGCTGAGACAACCCTCTTCATTGTTGCATCCAAG ACATTCACCACCCAAGAAACTATTACCAATGCTGAGTCAGCCAAAGCCTGGTTCCTCGAACATGCCAAAGAT AAAGCTGCTGTCGCCAAGCACTTTGTAGCTCTCTCCACAAATGGC CCAAAAGTTAAGGACTTCGGCATCGACACGGAGAACATGTTTGAGTTCTGGGAT TGGGTTGGTGGTCGTTTCTCCTTATGGTCTGCAATTGGAATGGCTATTGCCTTGCATATTG GCTTCGAAAACTTTGAGAAGCTTCTGTCAGGAGCTCACTGGATG GACAAACACTTCCGTACTGCCCCCCTGGATAAGAACGCTCCTGTCCTGCTGGCTCTGCTGGGTATCTGGTACATCAACTTCTTCCATGCTGAGACCCATGCTATGCTGCCCTATGACCAGTACATGCACCGCTTCACTGCTTACTTCCAACAG GGTGACATGGAGTCAAATGGAAAGTACATCACTAACCATGGAGCTCGAGTGAACTACCACACTGGACCAATCGTGTGGGGAGAACCTGGAACCAATGGACAGCATGCTTTCTACCAGCTCATCCACCAAG GAACCCGAATGGTGCCGTCAGACTTCCTGATCCCAGCTCAGTCACAGCACCCCATCAGGGACAGCCTGCACCACAAG ATCCTTCTGGCCAACTTTCTGGCCCAGACAGAAGCCCTGATGAAGGGCAAGACCACAGAGGAGGCCAGGAAGGAGTTGGAAGCAAGTGGCCTCAGTGGGGAAGCTCTGGAGAAAATCCTGCCACACAAG GTATTTCAGGGAAACCGACCAACCAGCTCAATCATCTTCAAAAAACTGACACCATACACACTTGGTGCACTTATTG CAATGTATGAGCACAAGATCTTTGTCCAGGGTGTAATGTGGGAGATCAACAGCTTTGACCAGTGGGG AGTCGAGCTGGGTAAACAGCTCGCAAAGAAGATCGAGCCTGAACTCAAGGATGCCGCAGAGGTCCATTCCCATGACTCATCCACCAACGGACTTATCAACTTCCTCAAGAAGAATTGTGCCTAA